The Ruania halotolerans genome contains the following window.
ACATCGGAGCAATGCCCACACGTCGGGCGAGAGCGCGCACGGTCAGCGATTCGGCACCGTGCTGATCGGCCAGTTCGATCCCTGCGCGCACCAGGTCGCTCACCGAGCGGGAAGGCGCCGGACCTCGACGGCGGGACGCCGGAACGGACTCGCGCCACAGCAGGGCAAGCAGACGGTCCGGCTCCGGTTCGGGACTCATGGGAATACATTCTGGCACTCGCTCGTTCAATATCTACGTACGCTGTACATAGATAGGAGATCACATGGCGATCACCGCCACCGCCCTGTCCCTGAACGTCGCCGACGAGGCCGCCTCAGCCGCATGGGCCACGCGCCACCTCGGCTTCGCCGAACAGATGTCTGCCGACGGGTTCGTCTCACTGACCCACACCGAGAGCGAGTTGAACCTGGTCTACTTGCGCACCGGTCTGTCCACGTTCAAGCCGAGTTCCGCTGCCGGGCATGCTGACGGCCTGCTAGTGGTGTTCGTGGTGGACGACATTGACGCCGAATACGCGCGCCTGCAGTCCGAGGGCGTCCGGATCGTCACCCCGATCGAGACCGAACCCTGGGGAGAGCGGTATTTCCAGATGGCCGACCCGAATGGGGTCATCTACCAACTGGTGCAGTGGGTAGAGGCGCCTTCCGAAGGCTGATGGCCGACGGCGGCCCTCGCCCAGGGCGAGCACATCTCACCCTGGGCGTAGGGTCACCGGTATGGGGAACCGGGGGATCTATGTGGAGATCCATGTGCAGGCGCCGATGGATCAGGTCTGGAATCTGAGCCAGGATCCTGCGCAGC
Protein-coding sequences here:
- a CDS encoding VOC family protein; this encodes MAITATALSLNVADEAASAAWATRHLGFAEQMSADGFVSLTHTESELNLVYLRTGLSTFKPSSAAGHADGLLVVFVVDDIDAEYARLQSEGVRIVTPIETEPWGERYFQMADPNGVIYQLVQWVEAPSEG